The following are encoded in a window of Longimicrobium sp. genomic DNA:
- a CDS encoding carboxypeptidase-like regulatory domain-containing protein → MLRHTFLHATLCLFAAAALDGQAVRGRIVDRATMQPIPTTEVTAVTAGGRRIGRTMSDSAGGFSLDLRNAGSYRLEAQRIGYRPVTSPGFDVGAREALEVDLHMTVESINLDPLVIHSRTEPPHLADLERAGFYGRERSAPGLFLRRDDIARTRGARMSDVLGTIPGVRRATIQGRAGVSLGRSGGTGRACPPAVFLDGMPVVRAEGIDDIIHVAAIEAMEVYRGPSQTPPQFAGPETGCGVIVIWSRRKA, encoded by the coding sequence ATGCTGCGTCACACCTTTCTCCACGCCACCCTCTGCCTTTTCGCCGCCGCCGCGCTGGACGGGCAGGCCGTCCGCGGCCGGATCGTGGACCGCGCGACCATGCAGCCCATCCCCACGACCGAGGTGACGGCCGTAACCGCCGGAGGCCGGCGCATCGGGCGGACAATGTCCGATTCCGCCGGCGGCTTTTCGCTCGATCTGCGGAACGCGGGCAGCTACCGGCTCGAGGCCCAGCGCATCGGCTACCGGCCCGTGACCAGCCCCGGCTTCGACGTGGGCGCGCGCGAGGCGCTCGAGGTGGACCTGCACATGACGGTGGAATCCATCAACCTGGACCCGCTGGTCATCCACAGCCGGACCGAGCCTCCGCACCTGGCCGACCTGGAGCGCGCGGGGTTCTATGGGCGCGAGCGGTCGGCGCCGGGGCTGTTCCTGAGGCGTGACGACATCGCTCGTACCCGCGGGGCGCGGATGTCGGACGTCCTGGGCACCATTCCCGGGGTGCGAAGGGCCACCATCCAGGGCCGCGCCGGCGTGTCGCTGGGGCGGTCCGGGGGGACGGGCCGGGCGTGCCCGCCCGCGGTGTTCCTGGATGGAATGCCGGTGGTGAGGGCCGAGGGCATCGACGACATCATCCACGTCGCCGCCATCGAGGCAATGGAGGTGTACCGCGGGCCCAGCCAGACACCGCCGCAATTCGCCGGGCCGGAGACGGGGTGCGGCGTGATCGTGATCTGGAGCCGGCGAAAGGCGTAA
- the dnaG gene encoding DNA primase yields the protein MPIPDHLVEDIRQRADIVEILSEHTRLRRTGKTYRGPCPLHGGEGPNFSVDPAKGFYKCFTCGEGGTVYSFLMKHLGMTYPESIRWVAERVGVEIPDEREERRAQAEDPNRLLYEINGFAAKWFRDQLASPDGAEARDYLKRRGITPETIERFGLGWAPESFDALGTAARKAGYHGADLLSLGLLKEPKKAGRDPYDAFRGRVIFPIEDLGGRVLGFGGRVLQQVEAHIPKYLNSPESEIYHKGSTLYGLGWSRGSIRKEEVALVVEGYMDYVSLAAHGVTHAVAPLGTAMTEEQAALIKQYAPRAILLYDSDKAGLKATFRNGDQLLRAGIEVLVATLPEGEDPDSLVRAQGADALRRYLDDAVDVLERKLLLLDRKNFFGSIKGTRRAIDLLLPTVRATRDEVLRGVYLKRISDRTGVPVDALTREAAEVVDAPTRREMRGQQRQEQQQQQRGEDAWRDGRGDGRGDGGRDRQQWHGPSRGGERQGGRWNADRPLPTPALRLRMGAERNLLMMMFHSERWVEECAKFVGPDDFQDPDYRRLFRVLIETEGRRDPEGRWLLEFPEELAGDVETVRGDAEHYDWSGAPVFFAENMDRILARPLEREAREIKHRAQSGGEADPDMLAELQQRLLLKRENRNLKVRPGILDPDDPILRRDRERR from the coding sequence TTGCCCATCCCCGACCACCTCGTCGAAGACATCCGGCAGCGGGCCGACATCGTGGAGATCCTCTCGGAGCACACGCGCCTCAGGCGCACCGGGAAGACCTACCGCGGGCCGTGCCCGTTGCACGGAGGCGAGGGACCCAACTTCTCCGTGGACCCGGCGAAGGGGTTCTACAAGTGCTTCACCTGCGGAGAGGGCGGCACCGTCTACTCGTTCCTCATGAAGCACCTCGGGATGACGTATCCCGAGTCCATCCGCTGGGTGGCGGAACGGGTGGGGGTGGAGATTCCGGACGAGCGCGAGGAGCGCCGCGCCCAGGCCGAAGACCCCAACCGGCTACTATACGAAATCAACGGCTTCGCGGCCAAGTGGTTCCGCGACCAGCTCGCCTCGCCCGACGGCGCCGAGGCGCGCGACTACCTGAAGCGGCGCGGCATCACCCCCGAAACCATCGAGCGCTTCGGGCTGGGGTGGGCGCCCGAGTCGTTCGACGCGCTGGGCACGGCGGCGCGCAAAGCCGGGTACCACGGCGCCGACCTGCTCTCGCTCGGCCTGCTGAAGGAGCCCAAGAAGGCCGGGCGCGATCCCTACGACGCCTTCCGCGGCCGGGTGATCTTTCCCATCGAGGACTTGGGCGGCCGCGTCCTGGGGTTCGGCGGGCGCGTGCTGCAGCAGGTAGAGGCGCACATCCCCAAGTACCTCAACTCGCCCGAATCGGAGATCTACCACAAGGGCAGCACGCTCTACGGCCTGGGATGGAGTCGCGGCTCCATTCGCAAGGAAGAGGTGGCGTTGGTCGTGGAAGGGTACATGGACTACGTGTCGCTGGCCGCGCACGGCGTTACCCACGCCGTCGCGCCCCTGGGCACGGCGATGACCGAGGAGCAGGCGGCGCTGATCAAGCAGTACGCGCCGCGCGCCATCCTGCTGTACGACAGCGACAAGGCGGGGCTCAAGGCCACCTTCCGCAACGGCGACCAGCTGCTGCGCGCCGGCATCGAGGTGCTGGTGGCCACCCTTCCCGAGGGCGAAGACCCCGACTCGCTGGTGCGCGCCCAGGGCGCCGACGCGCTCCGCCGCTACCTGGACGACGCGGTGGACGTGCTGGAGCGCAAGCTCCTGCTGCTGGACCGCAAGAACTTCTTCGGCAGCATCAAGGGAACGCGCCGGGCCATCGACCTGCTCCTTCCAACCGTCCGCGCCACGCGCGACGAGGTGCTGCGCGGCGTGTACCTGAAGCGCATCTCCGACCGCACCGGCGTCCCCGTCGACGCGCTGACCCGCGAGGCGGCCGAGGTGGTGGACGCGCCCACGAGGCGCGAGATGCGCGGCCAGCAGCGCCAGGAGCAGCAGCAGCAGCAGCGCGGGGAGGACGCCTGGCGTGACGGGCGAGGCGACGGGCGGGGAGATGGCGGCCGCGACCGGCAGCAATGGCACGGACCGTCTCGCGGCGGGGAGCGGCAGGGAGGCCGGTGGAACGCCGACCGCCCGCTGCCCACCCCCGCGCTGCGGTTGCGCATGGGCGCCGAGCGCAACCTGCTGATGATGATGTTCCACTCCGAGCGCTGGGTGGAAGAGTGCGCCAAGTTCGTGGGCCCCGACGACTTCCAGGATCCCGACTACCGCCGCCTCTTTCGCGTGCTCATCGAAACCGAGGGCCGCCGCGACCCCGAAGGGCGCTGGCTGCTGGAATTTCCCGAGGAGCTGGCGGGCGACGTGGAGACGGTGCGAGGCGACGCCGAGCACTACGACTGGAGCGGCGCGCCGGTGTTCTTCGCCGAAAACATGGACCGCATCCTCGCCCGTCCGCTGGAGCGCGAAGCCCGCGAGATCAAGCACCGCGCGCAGTCCGGCGGCGAGGCGGACCCCGACATGCTGGCCGAGCTCCAGCAGAGGCTCCTTCTCAAGCGCGAGAACCGCAACCTGAAGGTGCGCCCGGGGATCCTCGATCCCGACGACCCCATCCTGCGCCGCGACCGCGAGCGCCGCTGA
- a CDS encoding DUF2339 domain-containing protein yields the protein MSTLPDDALEQRLARLERMVEELHRRLPPLRDEAVESSRPPLRVEARPVPHTPDDFGGWGTRGPRTAPRPPSSDLSLSALFPWDGQTWLNRLGIVMLLLGVGLLFRYSIDQGWVTPQVRVGFGAAVGTVLSTLGLRIDQRRRFAPVLLGGGAATFYITGWAAYYLYSLVPYTGAFGAMVAITLAAFGLALSRGQPALAVLGAGGGLGVPLLLGISLASPRGLAAYTSFILAWTVVPYLRRGWRSSLWTSMALAWTLLALYANLLAETFRAGAEGRGWIQAAVAFAWIVLGVLPVARRVADWRAAQHGGHGRWSGRDVLHWYGVALVPPVMALAVSGITWRMSAERWGALAISLAAAYLLAAWALRRRDARIAKVLLFSAAVVLPAGCLGALDGEALLLALALQGLGLHVLARRGAGVAVRWMAHKLMLAAGAWLAWRIAFPGATGPWRLAADAAVVGATFAAAGWIRVPTEAMAYRIAAQMGAMALVVREVAHLPGGQGIATIAWGAYGLGLLVYALRRGSRVLERLAILTLLAAVAKLFLVDLARLDALFRVLLFLGFGSVFLWLSYSLSGWWDASAEARARPAGRDA from the coding sequence ATGAGCACGCTTCCGGACGACGCCCTCGAACAGCGGCTGGCCCGCCTCGAACGGATGGTGGAGGAGCTGCACCGCCGCCTTCCGCCCCTCCGCGACGAGGCGGTGGAATCGTCGCGTCCGCCGCTTCGCGTCGAGGCGCGGCCGGTCCCCCACACGCCGGACGACTTCGGCGGATGGGGCACGCGCGGACCGCGGACGGCACCGCGGCCCCCCTCGTCGGACCTGAGCCTGTCGGCGCTCTTCCCGTGGGACGGGCAGACCTGGCTCAACCGCCTGGGCATCGTGATGCTCCTGCTGGGCGTGGGGCTGCTCTTCCGCTACTCAATCGACCAGGGGTGGGTCACGCCGCAGGTGCGCGTGGGCTTTGGCGCGGCGGTGGGAACGGTGCTCTCCACGCTGGGGCTGCGCATCGACCAGCGGCGGCGGTTTGCGCCCGTGCTCCTGGGCGGCGGCGCGGCGACGTTTTACATCACCGGCTGGGCGGCGTACTACCTGTATTCGCTGGTGCCGTACACCGGGGCCTTCGGGGCGATGGTCGCCATCACCCTCGCCGCCTTCGGGCTGGCCCTTTCGCGCGGGCAGCCGGCGCTGGCCGTGCTGGGCGCGGGGGGCGGGCTGGGCGTGCCGCTGCTGCTGGGAATTTCGCTCGCCAGCCCGCGCGGCCTGGCGGCGTACACCTCGTTCATCCTGGCGTGGACGGTGGTGCCCTACCTGCGCCGGGGATGGCGTTCCAGCCTGTGGACCTCGATGGCGCTGGCGTGGACGCTCCTGGCGCTGTACGCCAACCTGCTCGCCGAGACGTTCCGCGCGGGAGCGGAGGGGCGGGGATGGATCCAGGCGGCCGTGGCGTTCGCCTGGATCGTGCTGGGCGTGCTCCCCGTCGCACGCCGGGTGGCGGACTGGCGCGCGGCCCAGCACGGGGGACACGGCCGCTGGTCGGGCAGGGACGTGCTCCACTGGTACGGCGTCGCCCTGGTGCCACCGGTGATGGCCCTGGCGGTCAGCGGCATCACGTGGAGAATGAGCGCCGAGCGCTGGGGCGCCCTGGCGATCTCCCTCGCCGCGGCCTACCTGCTCGCCGCGTGGGCGCTGCGGCGGCGGGACGCGCGGATCGCGAAGGTGCTGCTGTTTTCCGCGGCCGTGGTTCTCCCCGCCGGGTGCCTGGGCGCGCTCGATGGCGAGGCGCTGCTGTTGGCGCTGGCGCTGCAGGGGCTGGGGCTTCACGTGCTGGCGCGCCGCGGGGCCGGGGTGGCGGTGCGGTGGATGGCGCACAAGCTGATGCTGGCGGCGGGCGCGTGGCTGGCGTGGCGCATCGCCTTCCCGGGCGCCACGGGCCCCTGGCGGCTGGCGGCGGACGCGGCGGTGGTCGGGGCGACCTTCGCCGCGGCAGGGTGGATCCGCGTTCCCACCGAAGCCATGGCGTACCGCATCGCCGCGCAGATGGGCGCCATGGCGCTGGTGGTGCGCGAGGTGGCGCACCTGCCGGGAGGGCAGGGGATCGCCACCATCGCCTGGGGCGCGTACGGGCTGGGGCTCCTCGTTTACGCGCTGCGGCGGGGCTCGCGGGTGCTGGAGCGGCTGGCCATCCTGACGCTCCTCGCCGCCGTCGCCAAGCTGTTCCTGGTAGACCTGGCCCGGCTGGATGCGCTCTTCCGCGTGCTGCTGTTCCTGGGCTTCGGATCGGTGTTCCTGTGGCTGAGCTACTCCCTCTCGGGGTGGTGGGACGCATCGGCCGAGGCGCGCGCACGGCCCGCCGGGCGCGACGCGTGA
- a CDS encoding PAS domain-containing sensor histidine kinase, with amino-acid sequence MPAPPDLPHDPLSGAPPDPAAGLAGADDLFRVMVEQSLVGLYVIQDGLLRYGNPRLSAIFGFPPGWLDTPRPFLDLVAEEDRELVAENIRRRLGGEVEAMHYRFRGRRHDGSLLYLEVHGRRTELDGRPAVLGVGIDITRRVHAEREREQAITARDRFYAMISHELRTPVSAVMLYNDLLLSGVYDPLSDGQREAVDRSQHAARHLLDLINDLLDLAKLEAGKLETRVEDVEAAEVVEGAISVVRPLALEHGCELSVSFDERPLPVTGDARRVRQILLNLLSNAVKFGHGHPVMVRGGRCEGGVFVEVTDQGDGIPPADLERIFDDFVQLGDPGVGTGLGLPLARRLAEMQGGSLRVASTAGRGSTFRLELPAAVPPMAASTGFSASPSSAILR; translated from the coding sequence ATGCCCGCCCCTCCGGACCTCCCGCACGACCCCCTTTCCGGCGCCCCGCCCGACCCCGCCGCCGGCCTGGCCGGCGCCGACGACCTGTTCCGCGTGATGGTGGAGCAGTCGCTCGTGGGCCTGTACGTGATCCAGGACGGACTTCTCCGCTACGGAAACCCGCGGCTCTCGGCCATCTTCGGCTTTCCCCCCGGCTGGCTGGACACCCCGCGCCCGTTCCTGGACCTGGTGGCCGAGGAAGACCGCGAGCTGGTGGCCGAGAACATCCGGCGCCGCCTGGGCGGCGAGGTCGAGGCCATGCACTACCGCTTCCGCGGCCGGCGCCACGACGGCTCGCTCCTGTACCTGGAGGTGCATGGCAGGCGTACGGAGCTGGATGGCCGCCCCGCGGTGCTGGGCGTGGGCATCGACATCACCCGCCGCGTGCACGCCGAGCGCGAGCGCGAGCAGGCCATCACCGCGCGCGACCGCTTCTACGCCATGATCAGCCACGAGCTGCGCACGCCGGTCAGCGCGGTGATGCTGTACAACGACCTTCTCCTGTCCGGCGTCTACGATCCCCTGAGCGACGGCCAGCGCGAGGCGGTGGACCGCTCGCAGCACGCCGCCCGCCACCTTCTGGACCTGATCAACGACCTGCTGGACCTGGCCAAGCTCGAGGCAGGCAAGCTGGAAACGCGTGTGGAGGACGTCGAGGCCGCCGAGGTGGTGGAGGGCGCCATCTCCGTCGTCCGGCCGCTGGCCCTGGAGCACGGGTGCGAGCTGTCGGTGTCGTTCGACGAGCGGCCCCTGCCGGTGACCGGCGATGCGCGCCGGGTAAGGCAGATCCTGCTGAACCTGCTTTCCAACGCCGTCAAGTTCGGCCACGGCCACCCGGTGATGGTGCGCGGGGGACGCTGCGAGGGTGGCGTCTTCGTCGAGGTGACGGACCAGGGTGACGGCATTCCCCCCGCCGACCTGGAGCGCATCTTCGACGACTTCGTGCAGCTGGGCGATCCCGGCGTGGGCACGGGGCTGGGGCTGCCCCTCGCCCGACGGCTGGCAGAGATGCAGGGCGGCTCGCTGCGGGTGGCCTCCACCGCGGGGCGGGGAAGCACCTTTCGCCTGGAGCTTCCCGCCGCCGTCCCGCCGATGGCCGCATCGACCGGCTTTTCCGCTTCGCCATCTTCGGCTATTCTTCGGTAG
- a CDS encoding endonuclease MutS2: MNPHALNVLEYREALDLVARFASSGLGADAVRALSPSADLGWIAPELARVEEMRAFLRGDSGWSVPAIPDVVEPLRRMRVEGSMLDGPHLRDVGVLLASSRTTRRAVLQQQGSLPYLSLIAGALAEAEKDEAEIARTLDDAGLVRDEASPALYRLRRELKSARGRLVERLASYMASLPPHLQVQDSSVTVREGRYVIPVRREGRGEVGGIVHDESATGATLFVEPPVAVEMMNRLRELEGQEAREVTRILRELTARLRPLQPALLASLDALVSLDSLYARARYALRVDGRAPALLEPGTEEYEVVRGYHPILLARGDDVVPFDLRMDRGERTLLISGPNTGGKTVLLKAIGLVSLLAQSGVVPPVAKGTRVPVFRDVYADIGDEQSIEASLSTFSAHLKNLREVLEGAGWESLVLTDEIGSGTDPQEGAALARAVLVELTRRSCFTVATTHLGQLKLLAAEERGIINASLQFDAERLQPTYRLLKGIPGRSYGLAIARRLGLEPRLLEDAEATLPRGERDVARLLLDLEAKEQRFADQTAALERSLAETAALREQMEARERDLKQRERDAERRARQQARDLLLQARAEVEAAIRDVRAAGDAEKLDEAARAARRKVEEAALRQREKTPAERRAGKAGAKPESTEIELEPGVRVRIESLGRTGVIVDVRDGKAMVEAGVMRLLLPREDLTPLPAGDQGAAQPKGRPSGGYINIAAADARPEVDLRGMRPDEVETVLGRALDNALLAGLPTFRIIHGKGTGVLRAHVRELLKADRRISVARPGELFEGGTGVTVVEFA; the protein is encoded by the coding sequence ATGAATCCGCACGCCCTGAACGTCCTGGAATACCGCGAGGCGCTGGACCTCGTGGCCCGCTTCGCCTCGTCCGGCCTCGGCGCCGACGCGGTGCGCGCGCTTTCGCCCAGCGCCGACCTGGGGTGGATCGCCCCGGAGCTGGCGCGGGTGGAGGAGATGCGCGCGTTCCTGCGCGGCGACTCGGGGTGGTCGGTGCCCGCCATTCCCGACGTGGTCGAGCCGCTCCGCCGCATGCGCGTGGAGGGATCGATGCTGGACGGGCCCCACCTGCGCGACGTGGGCGTGCTGCTGGCCTCGTCGCGCACCACGCGGCGCGCGGTGCTGCAGCAGCAGGGCTCGCTGCCGTACCTGTCGCTGATCGCGGGCGCGCTGGCCGAGGCCGAAAAGGACGAGGCCGAGATCGCGCGGACGCTGGACGACGCGGGGCTGGTGCGCGACGAGGCGTCGCCCGCGCTGTACCGCCTGCGGCGCGAGCTGAAGAGCGCCCGCGGCCGGCTGGTGGAGCGGCTGGCCTCGTACATGGCGTCGCTGCCGCCGCACCTGCAGGTGCAGGACTCGTCGGTGACGGTGCGCGAGGGGCGCTACGTGATCCCGGTGCGCCGCGAGGGCCGGGGCGAGGTGGGCGGCATCGTCCACGACGAGTCGGCGACGGGGGCCACGCTGTTCGTGGAGCCGCCGGTAGCCGTGGAGATGATGAACCGCCTGCGCGAGCTGGAGGGACAGGAGGCGCGCGAGGTCACGCGCATCCTCCGCGAGCTGACGGCCCGGCTGCGGCCGCTGCAGCCCGCGCTGCTGGCCTCGCTGGACGCGCTGGTGTCGCTGGATTCGCTCTACGCGCGGGCCCGCTACGCGCTGCGGGTGGACGGGCGCGCGCCGGCGCTGCTGGAGCCGGGGACGGAGGAGTACGAGGTGGTGCGGGGCTACCACCCCATCCTCCTGGCGCGGGGCGACGACGTGGTGCCCTTCGACCTGCGGATGGACCGCGGTGAGCGCACGCTGTTGATCTCCGGCCCCAACACCGGCGGCAAGACGGTGCTGCTGAAGGCCATCGGCCTGGTTTCGCTGCTGGCGCAGAGCGGCGTCGTTCCGCCCGTGGCCAAGGGAACGCGGGTTCCCGTGTTCCGCGACGTGTACGCCGACATCGGCGACGAGCAGAGCATCGAGGCGTCGCTTTCCACCTTTTCGGCGCACCTGAAGAACCTGCGTGAGGTGCTCGAGGGCGCGGGGTGGGAGTCGCTGGTGCTGACGGACGAAATCGGCAGCGGCACCGACCCGCAGGAGGGCGCCGCGCTGGCGCGCGCGGTGCTGGTGGAGCTGACGCGCCGCTCGTGCTTCACCGTCGCCACCACGCACCTGGGCCAGCTGAAGCTGCTGGCGGCCGAGGAGCGGGGGATCATCAACGCTTCGCTGCAGTTCGACGCCGAGCGGCTGCAGCCCACCTACCGGCTGCTGAAGGGCATCCCGGGGCGTTCGTACGGGCTGGCCATCGCACGGCGGCTGGGGCTGGAGCCGCGCCTGCTGGAAGATGCCGAGGCCACGCTTCCGCGGGGCGAACGCGACGTCGCGCGGCTGCTGCTGGACCTGGAGGCCAAGGAGCAGCGCTTCGCCGATCAGACCGCCGCGCTGGAGCGCAGCCTGGCCGAGACGGCGGCCCTCCGCGAGCAGATGGAGGCGCGCGAGCGCGACCTGAAGCAGCGCGAGCGCGACGCGGAGCGCCGGGCCCGCCAGCAGGCGCGCGACCTGTTGCTGCAGGCGCGCGCCGAGGTGGAGGCCGCCATCCGCGACGTGCGCGCGGCGGGCGACGCCGAAAAGCTGGACGAGGCAGCCCGCGCCGCGCGCCGGAAGGTGGAGGAAGCGGCGCTCCGGCAGCGCGAAAAGACGCCTGCCGAGCGGCGCGCCGGCAAGGCCGGGGCCAAGCCCGAATCCACCGAGATCGAGCTGGAGCCCGGGGTTCGCGTGCGGATCGAGTCGCTGGGGCGGACGGGGGTGATCGTGGACGTGCGCGACGGCAAGGCGATGGTGGAGGCGGGGGTGATGCGCCTGCTGCTGCCGCGGGAGGACCTGACGCCGCTTCCCGCGGGCGACCAGGGCGCGGCGCAGCCGAAGGGGCGGCCGTCCGGCGGATACATCAACATCGCCGCGGCCGATGCGCGCCCGGAGGTGGACCTGCGCGGGATGCGGCCCGACGAGGTGGAGACGGTGCTGGGGCGCGCGCTGGACAACGCCCTGCTGGCGGGGCTGCCCACGTTCCGCATCATCCACGGCAAGGGTACGGGCGTCCTGCGCGCGCACGTCCGCGAGCTGCTGAAGGCAGATCGCAGGATCTCGGTCGCCCGGCCGGGCGAGCTGTTCGAGGGCGGGACGGGCGTGACGGTGGTGGAGTTCGCATAG
- a CDS encoding D-TA family PLP-dependent enzyme has product MPDPRSLTEIDTPAPLVDVDQMHANLRRAAEYCRAHGLVWRPHAKTHKSPSLAAAQVKAGAVGVTVATPREAEVMAQAVDDILLAYPPIGAAKLRRLIALPERVRLTVGLDSAEALRGLSDAAHEAGRTVGVLVEADAGMGRVGLQTPAEAVALARTAADSPGIEYRGVMFYPGHVRGNVGGQDEAIRALSDRVSSFVAALSAAGLAPKVVSGGSTPTFWRSHEVRGLTEVRPGTNIFNDRTTSEIGACGWDECAYSVLATVVSTAVPGQAVVDAGSKALAKEEIRAETVGFGALLDRPEVLVKSVSEEHGLLDLSRTDWRPRVGDRVRIVPNHVCVSVNLHERVYGVRGEQVVDAWDVAARGR; this is encoded by the coding sequence ATGCCCGATCCGCGTAGCCTGACCGAGATCGACACCCCCGCGCCCCTGGTGGACGTGGACCAGATGCACGCCAACCTGCGCCGGGCGGCGGAGTACTGCCGTGCGCACGGGCTGGTGTGGCGTCCCCACGCCAAGACCCACAAGAGCCCGTCGCTCGCCGCCGCACAAGTAAAGGCCGGCGCGGTGGGCGTTACCGTCGCCACGCCGCGCGAGGCGGAAGTGATGGCGCAGGCGGTGGACGACATCCTGCTCGCGTATCCCCCCATCGGCGCGGCCAAGCTGCGGCGGCTGATAGCCCTGCCGGAGCGCGTGCGCCTCACCGTGGGGCTGGACTCGGCCGAGGCCCTTCGCGGCCTGTCCGACGCGGCACACGAGGCGGGACGGACGGTCGGCGTGCTGGTGGAGGCGGATGCGGGGATGGGCCGCGTGGGGCTGCAGACCCCCGCCGAGGCCGTCGCGCTGGCACGGACGGCGGCGGATTCGCCCGGGATCGAATACCGCGGCGTGATGTTCTATCCCGGGCACGTCCGCGGCAATGTCGGCGGGCAGGACGAGGCCATCCGCGCACTGTCCGATCGCGTATCTTCGTTCGTCGCCGCCTTGTCCGCGGCGGGGCTGGCACCGAAGGTCGTCAGCGGCGGATCGACTCCCACGTTCTGGAGATCGCACGAGGTGCGCGGGCTCACCGAGGTGCGGCCGGGCACCAACATCTTCAACGACCGCACGACCTCGGAGATCGGCGCCTGCGGGTGGGACGAGTGCGCGTACTCGGTGCTGGCGACCGTCGTCTCGACTGCGGTGCCCGGGCAGGCCGTGGTCGATGCCGGCTCCAAGGCGCTGGCCAAGGAGGAGATCCGCGCGGAGACGGTGGGCTTCGGCGCGCTGCTGGACCGCCCCGAGGTGCTGGTGAAGTCCGTTTCCGAAGAGCACGGCCTGCTGGACCTGTCGCGCACCGACTGGCGCCCGCGCGTGGGCGACCGCGTCCGGATCGTCCCCAACCACGTGTGCGTGTCGGTGAACCTGCACGAGCGCGTCTACGGGGTTCGCGGCGAGCAGGTGGTGGACGCGTGGGACGTGGCCGCGCGCGGCCGCTGA
- a CDS encoding metal-dependent transcriptional regulator, with translation MHSEPTYTPVVEDYLKAVWMLQQTESPVATSRIAERLGLTPAAVTAMIKRLAEHQLLRHEPYYGVRLTAAGEMAALRIIRRHRVLELFLVEKLGYEWDRVHDEAERLEHAASDELIERLARLLGEPERDPHGAAIPSATGEVDLNPYAALGDLAPGDTRRVLEVQVQEPEQLRYLGSLNLKPGAQVQVVEKSPFEGPVSLSVNGERAVISHSLAQRIRVRPAEEQPN, from the coding sequence ATGCACAGCGAACCCACCTACACGCCGGTCGTCGAGGACTACCTCAAGGCCGTGTGGATGCTCCAGCAGACGGAGTCGCCCGTCGCCACCTCGCGCATCGCCGAGCGGCTGGGGCTGACCCCGGCCGCGGTGACGGCCATGATCAAGCGCCTGGCCGAGCACCAGCTGCTTCGCCACGAGCCGTACTACGGGGTGCGGCTGACGGCCGCCGGCGAGATGGCGGCGCTCCGGATCATCCGCCGCCACCGCGTGCTGGAGCTGTTCCTGGTGGAAAAGCTGGGATACGAGTGGGACCGCGTGCACGACGAGGCCGAGCGGCTGGAGCACGCGGCCAGCGACGAACTGATCGAGCGCCTGGCGCGCCTGCTGGGCGAGCCCGAGCGCGACCCCCACGGGGCGGCCATCCCCAGCGCCACCGGCGAGGTGGACCTGAACCCCTACGCCGCGCTGGGCGACCTGGCCCCGGGCGACACGCGCCGCGTGCTGGAGGTGCAGGTGCAGGAGCCCGAGCAGCTGCGCTACCTGGGCTCGCTGAACCTGAAGCCCGGCGCGCAGGTGCAGGTGGTGGAAAAGTCGCCGTTCGAGGGGCCCGTGTCGCTTTCCGTGAACGGCGAGCGGGCGGTGATCTCGCACTCGCTGGCCCAGCGCATCCGCGTGCGCCCGGCCGAGGAACAGCCCAACTAG